One genomic segment of Hordeum vulgare subsp. vulgare chromosome 2H, MorexV3_pseudomolecules_assembly, whole genome shotgun sequence includes these proteins:
- the LOC123425903 gene encoding tRNA wybutosine-synthesizing protein 2/3/4 isoform X2 translates to MDFARRKAAALAALSSPAPDKSPKGGVDAPIAPLLDALNSHADLFTTSSCSGRISVLAQPSPQSQAADPKPKKKARGGGWLYISHDPADPDAVVELLFGGTGCGERGGGDELVFRFEPMIVAVECRDAAAATALVAAAIGAGFRESGLQRRAMVAIRCSIRMEVPLGLTDELVVSPEYIRYLVRIANCKMEANKKRMDCFLDVLQSKGLPGISGLQVHTKKDDHCLASEVQASLSWSVQTHDELLVTEKRHDIYSCDVGNKGDCEIGENSIEGSYYENRDAVRNNIAKHGFGNAERLVHEGILSASSGNRSSHLSISELKISGEPVDKLFLWGQSACVLTVGGEQQVLTFGGFGGQGRHARRNYSLLLDPTSGLLKEINVKDSPSPRMGHTTTAVDNHIYAVGGRAGPSEILDDVWVLQSTENRWSRVECSGDIFHGRHRHAAAATALKIYVFGGLSNEGLYSCLNILDTESMRWNVISAAGEWPCARHSHSLVSYGSTLFMFGGHDGQRALNDFYSFDTTTLSWKKEITSGRTPSPRFSHCMFIYKHYIGILGGCPIRENNQEIAFLDLKHRVWLHVSIPALGQCLCVRSSSVVTGDDLVVIGGGASCYAFGTKFCQPVKIDLHLLESVFELAYKKNDNGIQSCDATYTMDLQEHEQNGTFISHNVESMVDAATNGIAGSDPLVFQLEKKYAKLAKDILKKFGWLDLARKVRVSQDNVLVIFPVSKNIHTLVTDQHSKLLDDDSCISKGLFDCPEKKLVGASIALHEALELLSSFHGSFLKDELALSRKAYKSPQIIMRELISSLLERKGMPSRLLEQLPTRWETLGDITVLPKTCFKDLLWESVREELWQLVAKSLGAQRLARQGKIIPNGTRDSTLELLVGDNGWVTHYENGITYSLDATKCMFSSGNRSEKLRMGQLDCRDEVVVDLFSGIGYFVLPFLVKANAKLVYACEWNPHALEALQRNVMDNHVADRCVILEGDNRLIAPKGVADRVCLGLLPSSECSWATAVRALRVDGGVLHIHGNVNNSDEARWLDNVVESISSIATAHGLSWKVSLEHVERVKWYGPHIRHLVADVRCGSN, encoded by the exons ATGGACTTCGCTCGCCGAAAAGCGGCGGCGCTGGCCGCGCTCTCCTCGCCGGCGCCGGACAAGTCACCGAAAGGCGGCGTAGACGCCCCCATCGCCCCTCTCCTCGACGCGCTGAACTCCCACGCGGATCTCTTCACCACGTCCTCCTGCTCCGGCCGCATCTCAGTCCTCGCGCAACCCTCGCCGCAGTCCCAAGCGGCCGACCCCAAGCCGAAGAAGAAGGCCCGGGGCGGCGGGTGGTTGTACATCTCGCACGACCCCGCTGACCCGGACGCAGTTGTGGAGCTCCTGTTCGGTGGGACTGGATGCGGAGAGAGGGGTGGAGGGGATGAGCTCGTGTTCAGGTTCGAGCCGATGATCGTGGCAGTGGAGTGCAGGGATGCTGCGGCAGCCACGGCGCTCGTGGCCGCTGCAATCGGGGCGGGGTTCCGGGAGTCAG GCTTGCAAAGACGTGCAATGGTAGCAATACGATGTTCAATTCGCATGGAGGTGCCTCTTGGTCTGACTGATGAACTTGTTGTTTCTCCTGAGTACATCCGGTACCTCGTTAGAATTGCCAACTGTAAGATGGAGGCAAACAAGAAGCGAATGGATTGCTTTCTAGACGTTTTGCAGTCTAAG GGTCTGCCAGGTATATCTGGGTTGCAAGTTCATACCAAAAAAGACGATCATTGCTTGGCCTCTGAAGTTCAGGCGTCACTCAGTTGGAGtgtacaaacacatgatgaactgTTAGTTACGGAAAAGAGACATGACATCTATAGTTGTGATGTTGGTAACAAAGGTGATTGTGAAATTGGTGAGAATTCAATAGAAGGATCATATTATGAAAACCGAGATGCTGTACGCAACAACATTGCGAAGCATGGTTTTGGTAATGCTGAACG ATTAGTGCATGAGGGAATACTATCAGCATCATCGGGAAATAGAAGTTCCCATCTTTCTATTTCTGAGTTGAAGATCAGTGGTGAACCAGTTGATAAGCTCTTCTTATGGGGCCAATCTGCTTGTGTGTTAACTGTTGGAGGAGAGCAGCAGGTCCTAACTTTTGGTGGTTTCGGAGGACAAGGAAGACATGCAAGAAGAAATTATTCCCTTCTGCTTGATCCCACATCTGGGTTGTTGAAGGAAATAAACGTTAAAGATTCACCTTCACCACGGATGGGTCATACTACTACCGCAGTAGACAATCATATTTATGCTGTTGGAGGTAGGGCTGGTCCTTCAGAAATTCTTGATGATGTCTGGGTTTTGCAAAGTACAGAAAATAGATGGTCAAGAGTAGAGTGCAGTGGGGATATTTTCCATGGAAG GCACCGACATGCTGCTGCTGCAACAGCTTTGAAAATATATGTGTTTGGTGGACTCAGTAATGAAGGCTTATATTCTTGTTTGAATATATTGGACACAGAAAGCATGCGATGGAATGTGATTTCTGCTGCTGGTGAATGGCCATGTGCTCGGCATTCACATTCTCTGGTGTCTTATGGGTCAACACTGTTCATGTTTGGGGGTCATGATGGTCAGCGGGCACTGAATGATTTTTATAGTTTTGACACAACAACACTTAGTTGGAAGAAAGAAATCACTAGCGGAAGAACTCCCTCTCCTAGATTTTCACATTGCATGTTCATCTATAAACACTATATTGGGATACTTGGTGGTTGCCCAATCAGAGAAAACAACCAAGAAATAGCATTTCTAGACTTAAAGCATAGAGTCTGGCTCCATGTCTCCATTCCAGCTCTAGGTCAATGCCTTTGTGTGCGTAGCTCATCTGTTGTCACTGGTGATGACCTTGTTGTTATTGGCGGTGGTGCATCTTGCTATGCATTTGGAACAAAATTTTGTCAACCAGTAAAAATTGATCTTCATTTGCTGGAGTCAGTATTTGAACTTGCTTACAAGAAAAACGACAATGGTATACAAAGTTGTGATGCaacatataccatggatttacaaGAACATGAACAAAATGGCACCTTTATTAGTCATAATGTGGAGTCAATGGTTGATGCCGCTACTAACGGTATTGCTGGTTCAGATCCTCTGGTTTTCCAATTGGAAAAGAAATATGCCAAATTAGCGAAGGATATTCTAAAAAAGTTTGGATGGTTGGACCTTGCTAGAAAAGTTCGAGTGAGCCAGGACAATGTCCTTGTTATTTTTCCTGTTAGTAAAAACATTCATACCTTAGTCACTGATCAGCATTCCAAGTTGCTAGATGATGATTCATGTATCTCTAAAGGACTATTTGATTGCCCAGAAAAGAAACTTGTTGGTGCTAGCATTGCTCTCCATGAAGCATTGGAACTATTGTCATCGTTCCATGGTTCTTTTTTGAAAGATGAACTAGCTCTCAGCCGAAAAGCTTATAAATCTCCTCAAATCATCATGAGAGAACTTATATCTTCTCTACTGGAAAGAAAAGGAATGCCCTCTCGGTTGTTAGAGCAGCTGCCAACTAG GTGGGAAACCTTAGGTGATATCACCGTGCTTCCAAAGACTTGTTTTAAGGACCTGCTGTGGGAATCAGTTAGAGAAGAACTTTGGCAACTAGTTGCCAAGTCTCTTGGGGCACAACGTCTTGCACGCCAA GGGAAAATCATACCAAATGGCACAAGAGATAGTACATTAGAACTTCTTGTGGGTGATAATGGGTGGGTAACCCATTATGAAAATGGCATCACTTATTCACTCGATGCAACAAAATGCATGTTTTCTTCTGGTAATCGCTCTGAGAAGCTTCGGATGGGACAGCTTGATTGTAGAGATGAAGTGGTTGTGGACTTGTTTTCTGGAATTGGATACTTTGTGCTCCCATTCCTTGTGAA GGCTAATGCGAAGTTggtttatgcatgtgaatggaaTCCACATGCTCTGGAGGCTCTTCAGCGGAATGTAATGGACAACCATGTAGCAGATCGATGTGTTATACTTGAAGGAGATAACCGTCTGATAGCACCGAAA GGGGTCGCTGATCGTGTTTGTCTTGGGCTGCTACCCTCCAGTGAATGTAGCTGGGCTACTGCTGTTAGGGCTTTAAG GGTTGACGGAGGCGTATTACATATACATGGGAACGTCAACAACTCAGATGAGGCACGCTGGTTGGACAATGTTGTTGAATCGATCAGTAGCATTGCGACAGCTCATG GACTGTCTTGGAAAGTCTCTCTGGAGCATGTCGAACGAGTCAAATGGTACGGGCCACACATTCGACATCTCGTAGCTGATGTCAGATGCGGATCAAACTGA
- the LOC123425903 gene encoding tRNA wybutosine-synthesizing protein 2/3/4 isoform X1, translated as MDFARRKAAALAALSSPAPDKSPKGGVDAPIAPLLDALNSHADLFTTSSCSGRISVLAQPSPQSQAADPKPKKKARGGGWLYISHDPADPDAVVELLFGGTGCGERGGGDELVFRFEPMIVAVECRDAAAATALVAAAIGAGFRESGITGLQRRAMVAIRCSIRMEVPLGLTDELVVSPEYIRYLVRIANCKMEANKKRMDCFLDVLQSKGLPGISGLQVHTKKDDHCLASEVQASLSWSVQTHDELLVTEKRHDIYSCDVGNKGDCEIGENSIEGSYYENRDAVRNNIAKHGFGNAERLVHEGILSASSGNRSSHLSISELKISGEPVDKLFLWGQSACVLTVGGEQQVLTFGGFGGQGRHARRNYSLLLDPTSGLLKEINVKDSPSPRMGHTTTAVDNHIYAVGGRAGPSEILDDVWVLQSTENRWSRVECSGDIFHGRHRHAAAATALKIYVFGGLSNEGLYSCLNILDTESMRWNVISAAGEWPCARHSHSLVSYGSTLFMFGGHDGQRALNDFYSFDTTTLSWKKEITSGRTPSPRFSHCMFIYKHYIGILGGCPIRENNQEIAFLDLKHRVWLHVSIPALGQCLCVRSSSVVTGDDLVVIGGGASCYAFGTKFCQPVKIDLHLLESVFELAYKKNDNGIQSCDATYTMDLQEHEQNGTFISHNVESMVDAATNGIAGSDPLVFQLEKKYAKLAKDILKKFGWLDLARKVRVSQDNVLVIFPVSKNIHTLVTDQHSKLLDDDSCISKGLFDCPEKKLVGASIALHEALELLSSFHGSFLKDELALSRKAYKSPQIIMRELISSLLERKGMPSRLLEQLPTRWETLGDITVLPKTCFKDLLWESVREELWQLVAKSLGAQRLARQGKIIPNGTRDSTLELLVGDNGWVTHYENGITYSLDATKCMFSSGNRSEKLRMGQLDCRDEVVVDLFSGIGYFVLPFLVKANAKLVYACEWNPHALEALQRNVMDNHVADRCVILEGDNRLIAPKGVADRVCLGLLPSSECSWATAVRALRVDGGVLHIHGNVNNSDEARWLDNVVESISSIATAHGLSWKVSLEHVERVKWYGPHIRHLVADVRCGSN; from the exons ATGGACTTCGCTCGCCGAAAAGCGGCGGCGCTGGCCGCGCTCTCCTCGCCGGCGCCGGACAAGTCACCGAAAGGCGGCGTAGACGCCCCCATCGCCCCTCTCCTCGACGCGCTGAACTCCCACGCGGATCTCTTCACCACGTCCTCCTGCTCCGGCCGCATCTCAGTCCTCGCGCAACCCTCGCCGCAGTCCCAAGCGGCCGACCCCAAGCCGAAGAAGAAGGCCCGGGGCGGCGGGTGGTTGTACATCTCGCACGACCCCGCTGACCCGGACGCAGTTGTGGAGCTCCTGTTCGGTGGGACTGGATGCGGAGAGAGGGGTGGAGGGGATGAGCTCGTGTTCAGGTTCGAGCCGATGATCGTGGCAGTGGAGTGCAGGGATGCTGCGGCAGCCACGGCGCTCGTGGCCGCTGCAATCGGGGCGGGGTTCCGGGAGTCAG GTATCACAGGCTTGCAAAGACGTGCAATGGTAGCAATACGATGTTCAATTCGCATGGAGGTGCCTCTTGGTCTGACTGATGAACTTGTTGTTTCTCCTGAGTACATCCGGTACCTCGTTAGAATTGCCAACTGTAAGATGGAGGCAAACAAGAAGCGAATGGATTGCTTTCTAGACGTTTTGCAGTCTAAG GGTCTGCCAGGTATATCTGGGTTGCAAGTTCATACCAAAAAAGACGATCATTGCTTGGCCTCTGAAGTTCAGGCGTCACTCAGTTGGAGtgtacaaacacatgatgaactgTTAGTTACGGAAAAGAGACATGACATCTATAGTTGTGATGTTGGTAACAAAGGTGATTGTGAAATTGGTGAGAATTCAATAGAAGGATCATATTATGAAAACCGAGATGCTGTACGCAACAACATTGCGAAGCATGGTTTTGGTAATGCTGAACG ATTAGTGCATGAGGGAATACTATCAGCATCATCGGGAAATAGAAGTTCCCATCTTTCTATTTCTGAGTTGAAGATCAGTGGTGAACCAGTTGATAAGCTCTTCTTATGGGGCCAATCTGCTTGTGTGTTAACTGTTGGAGGAGAGCAGCAGGTCCTAACTTTTGGTGGTTTCGGAGGACAAGGAAGACATGCAAGAAGAAATTATTCCCTTCTGCTTGATCCCACATCTGGGTTGTTGAAGGAAATAAACGTTAAAGATTCACCTTCACCACGGATGGGTCATACTACTACCGCAGTAGACAATCATATTTATGCTGTTGGAGGTAGGGCTGGTCCTTCAGAAATTCTTGATGATGTCTGGGTTTTGCAAAGTACAGAAAATAGATGGTCAAGAGTAGAGTGCAGTGGGGATATTTTCCATGGAAG GCACCGACATGCTGCTGCTGCAACAGCTTTGAAAATATATGTGTTTGGTGGACTCAGTAATGAAGGCTTATATTCTTGTTTGAATATATTGGACACAGAAAGCATGCGATGGAATGTGATTTCTGCTGCTGGTGAATGGCCATGTGCTCGGCATTCACATTCTCTGGTGTCTTATGGGTCAACACTGTTCATGTTTGGGGGTCATGATGGTCAGCGGGCACTGAATGATTTTTATAGTTTTGACACAACAACACTTAGTTGGAAGAAAGAAATCACTAGCGGAAGAACTCCCTCTCCTAGATTTTCACATTGCATGTTCATCTATAAACACTATATTGGGATACTTGGTGGTTGCCCAATCAGAGAAAACAACCAAGAAATAGCATTTCTAGACTTAAAGCATAGAGTCTGGCTCCATGTCTCCATTCCAGCTCTAGGTCAATGCCTTTGTGTGCGTAGCTCATCTGTTGTCACTGGTGATGACCTTGTTGTTATTGGCGGTGGTGCATCTTGCTATGCATTTGGAACAAAATTTTGTCAACCAGTAAAAATTGATCTTCATTTGCTGGAGTCAGTATTTGAACTTGCTTACAAGAAAAACGACAATGGTATACAAAGTTGTGATGCaacatataccatggatttacaaGAACATGAACAAAATGGCACCTTTATTAGTCATAATGTGGAGTCAATGGTTGATGCCGCTACTAACGGTATTGCTGGTTCAGATCCTCTGGTTTTCCAATTGGAAAAGAAATATGCCAAATTAGCGAAGGATATTCTAAAAAAGTTTGGATGGTTGGACCTTGCTAGAAAAGTTCGAGTGAGCCAGGACAATGTCCTTGTTATTTTTCCTGTTAGTAAAAACATTCATACCTTAGTCACTGATCAGCATTCCAAGTTGCTAGATGATGATTCATGTATCTCTAAAGGACTATTTGATTGCCCAGAAAAGAAACTTGTTGGTGCTAGCATTGCTCTCCATGAAGCATTGGAACTATTGTCATCGTTCCATGGTTCTTTTTTGAAAGATGAACTAGCTCTCAGCCGAAAAGCTTATAAATCTCCTCAAATCATCATGAGAGAACTTATATCTTCTCTACTGGAAAGAAAAGGAATGCCCTCTCGGTTGTTAGAGCAGCTGCCAACTAG GTGGGAAACCTTAGGTGATATCACCGTGCTTCCAAAGACTTGTTTTAAGGACCTGCTGTGGGAATCAGTTAGAGAAGAACTTTGGCAACTAGTTGCCAAGTCTCTTGGGGCACAACGTCTTGCACGCCAA GGGAAAATCATACCAAATGGCACAAGAGATAGTACATTAGAACTTCTTGTGGGTGATAATGGGTGGGTAACCCATTATGAAAATGGCATCACTTATTCACTCGATGCAACAAAATGCATGTTTTCTTCTGGTAATCGCTCTGAGAAGCTTCGGATGGGACAGCTTGATTGTAGAGATGAAGTGGTTGTGGACTTGTTTTCTGGAATTGGATACTTTGTGCTCCCATTCCTTGTGAA GGCTAATGCGAAGTTggtttatgcatgtgaatggaaTCCACATGCTCTGGAGGCTCTTCAGCGGAATGTAATGGACAACCATGTAGCAGATCGATGTGTTATACTTGAAGGAGATAACCGTCTGATAGCACCGAAA GGGGTCGCTGATCGTGTTTGTCTTGGGCTGCTACCCTCCAGTGAATGTAGCTGGGCTACTGCTGTTAGGGCTTTAAG GGTTGACGGAGGCGTATTACATATACATGGGAACGTCAACAACTCAGATGAGGCACGCTGGTTGGACAATGTTGTTGAATCGATCAGTAGCATTGCGACAGCTCATG GACTGTCTTGGAAAGTCTCTCTGGAGCATGTCGAACGAGTCAAATGGTACGGGCCACACATTCGACATCTCGTAGCTGATGTCAGATGCGGATCAAACTGA